The following proteins are encoded in a genomic region of Cygnus olor isolate bCygOlo1 chromosome 11, bCygOlo1.pri.v2, whole genome shotgun sequence:
- the CELF6 gene encoding CUGBP Elav-like family member 6 isoform X7, which produces MLGARVSARRCRDDPIKHMARQRGGCTLVAMETAMNRPIQVKPADSEGRGEDRKLFVGMLGKQQSEDDVRRLFEPFGQIEECTILRGPDGASKGCAFVKYGSHAEAQAAINSLHGSQTMPGASSSLVVKFADTDKERTLRRMHQMAGQLGIFNPMTIQFGAYGAYTQAIMQQQAALMAAAQGTCLNPMAAIAAAQMQQMAAFNVSGLVAAPLTPSSGTSTPPGISTAPVPSIATPIGVNGFSPLPPQTNGQPASETIYTNGIHPYPAQSPTVADPLQQAYAGMQHYAAAYPTAYAPISQAFPQQAPIIPQQQREGPEGCNLFIYHLPQEFGDAELTQMFLPFGNVISAKVFVDRATNQSKCFGFVSFDNPTSAQAAIQAMNGFQIGMKRLKVQLKRPKDANRPY; this is translated from the exons ATGCTGGGTGCACGCGTGTCAGCCCGCCGTTGCCGTGACGACCCTATCAAGCACATGGCGCGGCAGCGCGGGGGATGCACGCTTGTTGCCATGGAAACTGCC ATGAATCGCCCCATCCAGGTGAAGCCAGCGGACAGCGAGGGACGAGGAG aaGACAGGAAGCTCTTCGTGGGCatgctggggaagcagcagagcGAGGACGACGTCCGGCGCCTCTTTGAGCCCTTCGGCCAGATCGAGGAGTGCACCATCCTCCGTGGGCCCGACGGAGCCAGCAAAG GTTGTGCCTTTGTGAAGTACGGCAGCCACGCCGAGGCGCAGGCTGCCATCAACAGCCTGCACGGCAGCCAAACCATGCCG GGCGCCTCGTCCAGCCTGGTGGTGAAGTTTGCGGACACAGACAAGGAGAGGACCCTGCGGCGGATGCATCAGATGGCAGGGCAGCTGGGCATCTTCAACCCCATGACCATCCAGTTCGGTGCCTACGGGGCCTACACGCAAGCG ATCATGCAGCAGCAGGCGGCCCTGATGGCGGCGGCGCAGGGGACCTGCCTGAACCCCATGGCTGCCATCGCTGCCGCCCAGATGCAGCAAATGGCCGCCTTCAACGTCAGCGGGCTGGTGGCTGCCCCCCTCACCCCTTCTTCAG GTACGAGCACCCCCCCCGGCATCAGCACGGCGCCCGTGCCCAGCATCGCCACGCCGATTGGGGTGAATGGCTTCAGCCCGCTGCCGCCGCAGACCAACGGGCAGCCCGCCTCTGAGACCATCTACACCAACGGCATCCACCCCTACCCAG ctcAAAGCCCCACAGTGGCAGATCCCCTCCAGCAAGCCTACGCGGGCATGCAGCACTATGCAG CAGCATATCCCACCGCCTACGCGCCCATCAGCCAAGCCTTCCCCCAGCAAGCGCCCATCATCCCGCAGCAGCAGCGAGAAG GTCCCGAAGGCTGTAACCTGTTTATTTATCACCTGCCCCAGGAGTTCGGGGATGCAGAGCTCACGCAGATGTTCTTGCCTTTCGGCAATGTCATCTCTGCCAAAGTCTTTGTGGACCGTGCCACCAACCAGAGTAAATGCTTTG GTTTCGTCAGTTTTGACAATCCGACTAGCGCTCAGGCAGCCATTCAGGCCATGAATGGCTTCCAGATCGGCATGAAGAGGCTAAAAGTCCAGCTAAAGCGGCCGAAAGATGCCAACAGACCCTACTGA
- the CELF6 gene encoding CUGBP Elav-like family member 6 isoform X10 produces the protein MNRPIQVKPADSEGRGEDRKLFVGMLGKQQSEDDVRRLFEPFGQIEECTILRGPDGASKGCAFVKYGSHAEAQAAINSLHGSQTMPGASSSLVVKFADTDKERTLRRMHQMAGQLGIFNPMTIQFGAYGAYTQAIMQQQAALMAAAQGTCLNPMAAIAAAQMQQMAAFNVSGLVAAPLTPSSGTSTPPGISTAPVPSIATPIGVNGFSPLPPQTNGQPASETIYTNGIHPYPAQSPTVADPLQQAYAGMQHYAAAYPTAYAPISQAFPQQAPIIPQQQREGPEGCNLFIYHLPQEFGDAELTQMFLPFGNVISAKVFVDRATNQSKCFGFVSFDNPTSAQAAIQAMNGFQIGMKRLKVQLKRPKDANRPY, from the exons ATGAATCGCCCCATCCAGGTGAAGCCAGCGGACAGCGAGGGACGAGGAG aaGACAGGAAGCTCTTCGTGGGCatgctggggaagcagcagagcGAGGACGACGTCCGGCGCCTCTTTGAGCCCTTCGGCCAGATCGAGGAGTGCACCATCCTCCGTGGGCCCGACGGAGCCAGCAAAG GTTGTGCCTTTGTGAAGTACGGCAGCCACGCCGAGGCGCAGGCTGCCATCAACAGCCTGCACGGCAGCCAAACCATGCCG GGCGCCTCGTCCAGCCTGGTGGTGAAGTTTGCGGACACAGACAAGGAGAGGACCCTGCGGCGGATGCATCAGATGGCAGGGCAGCTGGGCATCTTCAACCCCATGACCATCCAGTTCGGTGCCTACGGGGCCTACACGCAAGCG ATCATGCAGCAGCAGGCGGCCCTGATGGCGGCGGCGCAGGGGACCTGCCTGAACCCCATGGCTGCCATCGCTGCCGCCCAGATGCAGCAAATGGCCGCCTTCAACGTCAGCGGGCTGGTGGCTGCCCCCCTCACCCCTTCTTCAG GTACGAGCACCCCCCCCGGCATCAGCACGGCGCCCGTGCCCAGCATCGCCACGCCGATTGGGGTGAATGGCTTCAGCCCGCTGCCGCCGCAGACCAACGGGCAGCCCGCCTCTGAGACCATCTACACCAACGGCATCCACCCCTACCCAG ctcAAAGCCCCACAGTGGCAGATCCCCTCCAGCAAGCCTACGCGGGCATGCAGCACTATGCAG CAGCATATCCCACCGCCTACGCGCCCATCAGCCAAGCCTTCCCCCAGCAAGCGCCCATCATCCCGCAGCAGCAGCGAGAAG GTCCCGAAGGCTGTAACCTGTTTATTTATCACCTGCCCCAGGAGTTCGGGGATGCAGAGCTCACGCAGATGTTCTTGCCTTTCGGCAATGTCATCTCTGCCAAAGTCTTTGTGGACCGTGCCACCAACCAGAGTAAATGCTTTG GTTTCGTCAGTTTTGACAATCCGACTAGCGCTCAGGCAGCCATTCAGGCCATGAATGGCTTCCAGATCGGCATGAAGAGGCTAAAAGTCCAGCTAAAGCGGCCGAAAGATGCCAACAGACCCTACTGA
- the CELF6 gene encoding CUGBP Elav-like family member 6 isoform X11, translated as MNRPIQVKPADSEGRGDRKLFVGMLGKQQSEDDVRRLFEPFGQIEECTILRGPDGASKGCAFVKYGSHAEAQAAINSLHGSQTMPGASSSLVVKFADTDKERTLRRMHQMAGQLGIFNPMTIQFGAYGAYTQAIMQQQAALMAAAQGTCLNPMAAIAAAQMQQMAAFNVSGLVAAPLTPSSGTSTPPGISTAPVPSIATPIGVNGFSPLPPQTNGQPASETIYTNGIHPYPAQSPTVADPLQQAYAGMQHYAAAYPTAYAPISQAFPQQAPIIPQQQREGPEGCNLFIYHLPQEFGDAELTQMFLPFGNVISAKVFVDRATNQSKCFGFVSFDNPTSAQAAIQAMNGFQIGMKRLKVQLKRPKDANRPY; from the exons ATGAATCGCCCCATCCAGGTGAAGCCAGCGGACAGCGAGGGACGAGGAG ACAGGAAGCTCTTCGTGGGCatgctggggaagcagcagagcGAGGACGACGTCCGGCGCCTCTTTGAGCCCTTCGGCCAGATCGAGGAGTGCACCATCCTCCGTGGGCCCGACGGAGCCAGCAAAG GTTGTGCCTTTGTGAAGTACGGCAGCCACGCCGAGGCGCAGGCTGCCATCAACAGCCTGCACGGCAGCCAAACCATGCCG GGCGCCTCGTCCAGCCTGGTGGTGAAGTTTGCGGACACAGACAAGGAGAGGACCCTGCGGCGGATGCATCAGATGGCAGGGCAGCTGGGCATCTTCAACCCCATGACCATCCAGTTCGGTGCCTACGGGGCCTACACGCAAGCG ATCATGCAGCAGCAGGCGGCCCTGATGGCGGCGGCGCAGGGGACCTGCCTGAACCCCATGGCTGCCATCGCTGCCGCCCAGATGCAGCAAATGGCCGCCTTCAACGTCAGCGGGCTGGTGGCTGCCCCCCTCACCCCTTCTTCAG GTACGAGCACCCCCCCCGGCATCAGCACGGCGCCCGTGCCCAGCATCGCCACGCCGATTGGGGTGAATGGCTTCAGCCCGCTGCCGCCGCAGACCAACGGGCAGCCCGCCTCTGAGACCATCTACACCAACGGCATCCACCCCTACCCAG ctcAAAGCCCCACAGTGGCAGATCCCCTCCAGCAAGCCTACGCGGGCATGCAGCACTATGCAG CAGCATATCCCACCGCCTACGCGCCCATCAGCCAAGCCTTCCCCCAGCAAGCGCCCATCATCCCGCAGCAGCAGCGAGAAG GTCCCGAAGGCTGTAACCTGTTTATTTATCACCTGCCCCAGGAGTTCGGGGATGCAGAGCTCACGCAGATGTTCTTGCCTTTCGGCAATGTCATCTCTGCCAAAGTCTTTGTGGACCGTGCCACCAACCAGAGTAAATGCTTTG GTTTCGTCAGTTTTGACAATCCGACTAGCGCTCAGGCAGCCATTCAGGCCATGAATGGCTTCCAGATCGGCATGAAGAGGCTAAAAGTCCAGCTAAAGCGGCCGAAAGATGCCAACAGACCCTACTGA